The following coding sequences lie in one Benincasa hispida cultivar B227 chromosome 6, ASM972705v1, whole genome shotgun sequence genomic window:
- the LOC120079812 gene encoding CBL-interacting serine/threonine-protein kinase 6-like: protein MADKGRDGGHSSLLDGKYELGRLLGHGTFAKVYHARNLRTGKSVAMKVVGKEKIIKVGMTEQIKREISVMKMVKHPNIVELHEVMASKSKIYFAMEFVRGGELFSKIAKGRLREDVARVYFQQLISAIDFCHSRGVYHRDLKPENLLLDEDGNLKVTDFGLTAFSEHLKQDGLLHTTCGTPAYVAPEVIGKQGYDGAKADLWSCGVILFVLLAGYLPFQDDNIVAMYKKIYRGDFKCPPWFSPEARRLITKLLDPNPVSRIGIGKITSSSWFKKSVPKTLIRKEEQEQTEENLTKSKPPAETLNAFHIISLSEGFDLSPLFEEKKREEKEEMRFATSSPASSVISKLEEVAKAVKFDVKKSESWVRLQGQEKGRKGKLTIAADIFAMTPSFVVVEVKKDNGDTLEYNQFCRKELRPALKDIVWTSPTGNSTPA, encoded by the coding sequence ATGGCGGATAAAGGCAGAGACGGCGGTCATTCGAGTTTACTCGACGGGAAGTACGAATTAGGCCGTCTTCTAGGGCATGGAACCTTCGCCAAGGTTTACCATGCTCGGAATCTGCGAACGGGGAAGAGCGTCGCGATGAAAGTGGTTGGGAAGGAAAAGATCATCAAAGTCGGCATGACGGAGCAGATCAAGAGAGAAATCTCTGTGATGAAAATGGTGAAGCATCCGAATATTGTGGAGCTTCACGAGGTGATGGCGAGTAAATCGAAGATCTATTTCGCGATGGAGTTTGTTAGAGGCGGTGAACTGTTCTCCAAAATCGCGAAAGGTCGGTTGCGAGAAGATGTAGCTAGGGTTTATTTTCAGCAATTAATCTCTGCAATCGATTTCTGCCACAGCCGTGGAGTTTACCACCGTGATCTGAAACCGGAAAATCTCCTCCTCGACGAAGACGGTAACCTTAAGGTCACCGATTTTGGCCTCACCGCTTTCTCGGAGCACTTGAAGCAAGACGGATTGTTACATACGACATGCGGAACTCCTGCGTACGTCGCGCCGGAGGTCATCGGAAAGCAAGGATACGACGGCGCGAAGGCTGATCTATGGTCTTGCGGAGTCATCCTTTTCGTTCTTCTCGCCGGATACCTTCCATTCCAGGACGACAACATAGTGGCGATGTACAAGAAGATTTACAGAGGCGACTTCAAGTGTCCGCCGTGGTTCTCTCCCGAAGCCCGTAGGCTAATCACgaagcttctagatcctaaTCCGGTGTCCAGAATCGGTATCGGGAAGATTACATCGTCGTCGTGGTTCAAGAAATCGGTACCGAAGACACTGATTAGAAAGGAGGAGCAAGAACAAACAGAGGAGAATTTGACGAAATCAAAGCCACCGGCGGAAACATTGAACGCGTTCCACATAATATCTTTATCGGAAGGGTTTGATTTGTCGCCGTTGTTTGAGGAGAAGAAGAGGGAGGAGAAAGAGGAGATGAGATTCGCGACTTCATCGCCGGCGAGCAGTGTGATATCGAAGCTTGAGGAAGTGGCGAAGGCGGTGAAGTTCGATGTGAAGAAGAGTGAATCGTGGGTTCGGTTGCAGGGGCAAGAGAAGGGGAGAAAAGGGAAGCTGACTATTGCGGCGGATATCTTTGCAATGACGCCGTCGTTTGTGGTGGTGGAGGTGAAGAAGGATAACGGAGATACTTTGGAGTATAACCAGTTCTGCCGGAAGGAGCTCCGGCCGGCATTGAAGGACATTGTTTGGACTTCCCCGACGGGGAACTCAACACCAGCTTGA